From one Lotus japonicus ecotype B-129 chromosome 3, LjGifu_v1.2 genomic stretch:
- the LOC130709483 gene encoding scarecrow-like protein 21 — MDSQQLFSFNATSAGLPYMPSFPTIPSLPNLLGSFKADRGNSPNSPFSTHFDSDALSALSDTQDPPCSGEFFSGLSSSCNSSPETNHYMHRSISSVVNSLQLYSARNTSSLLQNTSCNQKIRHALLELETALMAPDDNEVTTSNTSFAESTRPMRSMSWSHEHQGSQSQYIQRQVSHVSSSTQSREGVHVEKRQKLMEEAKASPQGFPSSNDLKQLLIACARAMSENNMRDFDQLIEKARSAVSINGEPIQRLGAYMVEGLVARKEASGNSIYHALNCREPEGEELLSYMQLLFEICPYLKFGYMAANGAIAEACRNEDRIHIIDFQIAQGSQWMTLLQALAARPGGAPHVRITGIDDPVSKYARGDGLDIVGKRLALMSEKFGIPVEFHGVPVFGPDVTRDMLDIRPGEALAVNFPLQLHHTADESVDVSNPRDGLLRLVKSLSPKVVTLVEQESNTNTTPFFNRFMETLDYYLAIFESIDVTLARNSKERINVEQHCLARDVVNVIACEGKERVERHELFGKWKSRLTMAGFRQSPLSSYVNSVIKNLLRCYSEHYTLIEKDGAMLLGWKNRSLISASAWH; from the coding sequence ATGGACTCTCAACAGCTTTTCAGTTTCAATGCGACTAGTGCAGGATTACCTTACATGCCATCTTTTCCCACTATTCCATCGCTACCCAACTTGCTTGGATCCTTCAAAGCTGACAGAGGAAACTCACCCAATTCACCTTTTTCCACTCACTTCGATTCTGATGCTCTTTCTGCACTGAGTGACACCCAGGATCCACCCTGCTCAGGAGAATTCTTCTCTGGTCTCAGCTCCTCTTGTAACTCTTCACCGGAAACCAACCATTACATGCATAGATCAATCTCATCAGTGGTAAACAGTTTGCAGCTATATTCTGCTAGGAATACAAGTTCTCTTCTACAGAATACAAGTTGTAACCAGAAAATCAGACACGCATTGCTTGAACTTGAAACTGCTCTTATGGCCCCTGATGACAATGAAGTTACTACATCTAATACTTCATTTGCTGAAAGCACCAGGCCAATGCGATCTATGTCCTGGAGCCATGAACACCAGGGGTCACAATCACAATATATTCAACGTCAAGTATCACATGTTTCCAGCAGCACTCAGTCAAGAGAAGGTGTACATGTAGAGAAAAGGCAGAAGTTGATGGAGGAAGCAAAAGCATCGCCACAAGGGTTCCCATCAAGCAATGATTTGAAGCAATTGCTGATTGCATGTGCCAGAGCCATGTCTGAAAACAACAtgagagactttgatcaactaATAGAAAAGGCCAGAAGTGCTGTCTCTATCAACGGTGAGCCGATTCAGCGGCTCGGTGCTTACATGGTAGAAGGGCTTGTTGCAAGGAAGGAAGCATCAGGTAACAGCATCTACCATGCCCTTAACTGCAGGGAGCCTGAAGGGGAAGAATTGCTATCTTACATGCAATTGCTTTTTGAAATCTGCCCTTACTTAAAATTTGGTTACATGGCTGCCAATGGAGCCATTGCTGAAGCTTGCAGAAATGAGGACCGCATACACATCATAGACTTTCAGATTGCTCAGGGAAGTCAATGGATGACTCTTCTTCAAGCTCTTGCAGCAAGACCTGGTGGGGCACCCCATGTGAGGATCACCGGGATTGATGACCCTGTTTCGAAGTACGCTCGCGGAGATGGACTAGACATAGTTGGTAAAAGGTTGGCATTGATGTCTGAGAAGTTTGGCATACCAGTGGAGTTTCATGGAGTACCTGTTTTTGGTCCTGATGTGACAAGAGACATGCTTGATATCAGGCCAGGGGAGGCTCTGGCTGTGAATTTTCCCTTGCAGCTCCATCACACTGCTGATGAGAGCGTTGATGTGAGTAACCCAAGGGATGGGCTGTTGAGATTGGTGAAGTCACTTTCTCCCAAGGTGGTGACACTGGTGGAGCAGGAATCAAATACAAACACAACCCCTTTCTTCAACAGGTTCATGGAGACCTTGGATTACTACTTGGCGATCTTCGAGTCGATCGATGTCACCCTCGCGAGAAATAGCAAGGAGAGGATTAATGTGGAGCAGCATTGTCTGGCCCGGGATGTCGTGAATGTCATTGCTTGCGAAGGGAAGGAAAGGGTAGAGCGGCATGAACTGTTCGGTAAGTGGAAGTCTAGGTTAACAATGGCTGGGTTTCGTCAATCTCCTTTGAGTTCTTATGTGAATTCTGTGATAAAAAACCTTCTGAGATGCTATTCAGAACACTATACACTAATTGAGAAAGATGGTGCCATGCTGTTGGGGTGGAAGAACAGAAGTTTGATATCAGCTTCAGCATGGCATTGA